The Microscilla marina ATCC 23134 genome includes a region encoding these proteins:
- a CDS encoding HU family DNA-binding protein, translating into MTKAEVISEIAEKTGVEKDKVQITVEAFFKVIQNSMENGENIYVRGFGSFINKKRATKIARNISKNKAMTIPEHYVPSFKPSKVFIERIKNSAKLKAKISDNSKK; encoded by the coding sequence GTGACAAAAGCGGAGGTAATTTCAGAAATAGCCGAAAAGACGGGTGTTGAAAAAGACAAAGTACAAATCACCGTTGAGGCTTTCTTCAAAGTAATACAAAACTCCATGGAAAATGGAGAAAACATTTATGTAAGAGGCTTTGGTAGCTTTATTAATAAGAAACGCGCAACCAAAATTGCTCGAAATATTTCTAAAAATAAAGCCATGACAATTCCTGAGCACTATGTACCCAGCTTTAAACCTTCAAAAGTGTTTATAGAGCGCATAAAAAACAGCGCAAAATTAAAAGCAAAAATTAGCGATAACAGTAAGAAATAA
- the mutY gene encoding A/G-specific adenine glycosylase — protein sequence MDKHLFANSILNWYAKNKRDLPWRHTKDPYKIWLSEIILQQTRVKQGLPYYQKFVETYPLVQDLASADEQNVLRLWQGLGYYSRARNLHTAAKFVHHERGGVFPESYQELLKMKGVGDYTASAIASFAYNEKVAVVDGNVFRVLARVFGIDTDIASHKGAKEFGALAKSLLPDEHTDAYNQGIMEFGALQCTPQKPDCMYCPLQTHCVAYAQGKQKELPVKIKKIKVKHRYFHYLLFFYKNNGQTFVAMKQRGSQDIWGGLYDFWLEEQPKLLSAIDLLDVINLPQAQLKKMVIGKESVIYKHILTHQRIQAKFHHIEVKPAQKDLPMFDKLRFYEVNEVAALPKPVLIDNYLNKDFF from the coding sequence ATGGACAAACACCTTTTTGCCAATAGTATTCTCAATTGGTATGCCAAAAATAAGCGCGATTTGCCGTGGCGTCATACAAAAGACCCTTACAAAATATGGTTGTCAGAAATTATTCTTCAGCAAACCAGGGTAAAACAAGGCTTACCCTATTATCAAAAGTTTGTAGAGACTTATCCGCTGGTACAAGATCTGGCAAGTGCCGATGAGCAAAATGTACTGAGACTTTGGCAAGGCTTAGGCTACTACTCGCGGGCTCGCAATTTACACACTGCGGCTAAGTTTGTACACCACGAAAGGGGTGGGGTGTTTCCTGAGAGTTATCAGGAACTCTTAAAAATGAAAGGTGTGGGTGACTATACAGCCTCAGCCATTGCCTCATTTGCTTATAACGAAAAGGTAGCTGTAGTAGATGGCAATGTTTTTAGAGTATTGGCCAGGGTGTTTGGTATAGACACCGACATAGCCAGCCATAAAGGTGCAAAAGAGTTTGGAGCCCTTGCTAAAAGTTTGTTACCCGACGAGCACACTGATGCTTACAACCAGGGAATTATGGAGTTTGGGGCATTACAGTGTACTCCCCAAAAGCCTGACTGTATGTATTGTCCTTTGCAAACTCATTGCGTAGCGTATGCCCAGGGCAAACAAAAGGAGCTGCCTGTAAAAATAAAAAAAATAAAGGTGAAGCACCGTTACTTTCATTACCTCCTGTTTTTTTACAAAAACAATGGGCAAACATTTGTAGCAATGAAACAAAGGGGAAGCCAAGACATTTGGGGTGGGCTATATGATTTTTGGCTGGAAGAACAGCCCAAGTTGTTAAGTGCCATTGATTTGCTGGATGTGATAAATTTGCCACAAGCTCAACTAAAAAAAATGGTAATAGGCAAGGAGTCAGTGATTTATAAACATATTTTGACCCACCAGCGCATACAGGCTAAATTTCATCACATAGAAGTAAAGCCAGCACAAAAAGATTTGCCAATGTTTGATAAGTTGCGTTTTTATGAAGTAAATGAGGTGGCGGCACTGCCCAAACCTGTTTTAATTGACAACTATTTGAATAAAGATTTTTTTTGA
- a CDS encoding single-stranded DNA-binding protein, with amino-acid sequence MASYNKIILIGHLGDDPAVRDFEGRKVANFSIAVNAYTKPGEEPKTDWFRVSFWGNNAEVVEKYLRKGNQVYVEGRLSTRTYTDNTGQTRFSLDVQGQNLTMLGSRSDSGGEGGSYQNQGGGQQQPAAQPQNTKRESTDTTFNADEPDDLPF; translated from the coding sequence ATGGCTAGTTACAATAAAATTATCTTAATAGGACACTTGGGCGATGACCCTGCCGTTCGTGACTTTGAAGGAAGAAAAGTGGCTAACTTTTCTATTGCTGTGAATGCTTATACCAAGCCTGGGGAAGAACCAAAAACAGATTGGTTTAGGGTGTCTTTTTGGGGAAATAACGCCGAAGTGGTAGAGAAGTATTTGAGAAAAGGCAATCAAGTATATGTAGAAGGTAGGCTCTCTACCCGAACCTATACTGACAATACTGGTCAAACCCGTTTTTCGTTAGATGTACAAGGGCAAAACCTTACAATGTTGGGCTCTCGAAGTGATAGTGGTGGTGAGGGTGGCTCTTACCAAAACCAAGGTGGAGGGCAACAACAGCCTGCAGCGCAACCCCAAAACACGAAGCGAGAATCCACTGATACGACTTTTAATGCCGATGAACCGGACGACCTTCCCTTTTAA
- a CDS encoding gliding motility-associated protein GldE translates to MDSETESLFFINILLNLVSSNLIFYTANFIILAVLLLLSGLISGSEIGLFSLSSEDLDRCQDSENSSEQLIVQLLKKPQRLLATILIFNNLINVAIISIATYLTWELVGTRNPQGVVILTLTVIVTVAILFFGELLPKVYANQKSLFFVKRTVKLINIAMKVFNPLSYVLMQMSNVVEKRIKKRGYPVDIKGLEGVIDRTDTTHKQREILKGIVNFGTITAKQVMTSRLAVTAFDINTDFSELLEKIQECGYSRIPIYSDTIDNIKGVLYVKDLLPFLNANESFKWSKLLRKTYFIPPNKKIDKLLRDFQEKRVHLAIVVDEYGGTAGLVTMEDVIEEIVGEVNDEFDGDREKLYTKIDENSYLFESKISLHDFCKILGINNNFFDEVKGESESLGGLLLERFARLPKLNENIVYDKFEFTVVAMGVRKIKIVKVEIHEDNDDTDN, encoded by the coding sequence TTGGACTCTGAAACTGAAAGTTTATTTTTTATAAATATATTACTGAACCTGGTTAGTTCTAACCTAATTTTTTATACAGCCAACTTTATTATTTTAGCTGTTTTGTTATTACTTTCCGGATTGATTTCAGGGTCTGAGATTGGCTTATTTTCTTTGTCTTCTGAAGACTTAGACCGTTGTCAGGACAGTGAAAACAGTTCAGAACAGTTGATTGTACAGTTGTTGAAAAAACCACAACGCCTTCTTGCTACGATTCTTATTTTTAATAACCTCATCAATGTAGCCATTATATCCATTGCGACTTATCTTACCTGGGAACTCGTAGGTACCCGCAACCCTCAAGGAGTAGTAATTTTGACCCTTACTGTCATTGTAACAGTAGCTATTTTGTTTTTTGGAGAATTGTTGCCCAAGGTGTATGCCAACCAAAAAAGTTTGTTTTTTGTAAAGCGTACTGTTAAGCTCATCAACATTGCAATGAAAGTTTTTAATCCTTTGTCGTATGTATTGATGCAAATGAGCAACGTAGTAGAAAAACGCATTAAAAAACGAGGGTATCCGGTAGATATTAAAGGGCTGGAAGGGGTGATAGACCGGACAGATACTACCCACAAGCAACGCGAAATTTTAAAGGGTATTGTAAACTTTGGAACTATCACTGCCAAACAAGTAATGACTTCGCGTTTGGCGGTGACTGCCTTTGACATTAATACTGATTTTAGCGAGTTGCTTGAAAAAATACAAGAGTGTGGCTATTCTCGTATTCCTATTTATAGCGATACAATTGATAACATCAAAGGTGTACTATATGTCAAAGATTTGTTGCCTTTCCTTAATGCCAACGAGTCGTTCAAATGGTCAAAACTACTTAGAAAAACTTATTTTATTCCTCCCAACAAAAAAATAGACAAACTTTTACGCGACTTTCAGGAGAAAAGAGTACACTTGGCTATAGTGGTAGACGAGTATGGAGGCACCGCCGGGCTGGTAACTATGGAGGATGTAATAGAAGAAATTGTAGGGGAGGTAAACGATGAGTTTGATGGAGATAGAGAGAAACTATATACCAAAATAGATGAAAATTCGTATTTGTTTGAAAGTAAAATCTCGCTTCATGATTTTTGCAAAATTTTGGGGATTAACAACAACTTTTTTGACGAAGTGAAAGGAGAAAGCGAATCGTTGGGAGGATTATTACTGGAGCGCTTTGCCCGTTTACCCAAACTCAACGAAAATATTGTGTACGATAAGTTTGAGTTTACAGTAGTGGCAATGGGAGTGCGTAAGATTAAGATTGTAAAAGTAGAAATACACGAAGATAACGATGACACAGACAACTAA
- the gldD gene encoding gliding motility lipoprotein GldD, producing the protein MTQTTNWNKGTLLAFFVFTSMLGVLAACGSETSEYSPKPKGYNRIDLPKNKYVKLKEKAPYTFELSSYAKVRPDSSRIAEPYWFHVIYPQLKAEIQLTYKKVPNNKTFDEFIEDSHMLLNKHQERAYSIDPYTIKTPKGKTAALFELSGEVPSQFQFYISDSTKHFLRGALYFRTATKNDSLKPVIEFIKKDIIHMLNTCEWVDKARQE; encoded by the coding sequence ATGACACAGACAACTAACTGGAATAAGGGTACTTTACTTGCTTTTTTTGTATTTACCTCAATGCTGGGGGTACTTGCTGCCTGTGGGAGCGAAACCAGCGAATACAGCCCCAAACCCAAAGGCTATAACCGGATAGACCTACCCAAGAACAAGTATGTAAAGCTTAAGGAAAAAGCACCTTATACCTTCGAGCTGTCGTCTTATGCCAAAGTACGCCCCGATTCGTCCAGAATAGCCGAGCCTTATTGGTTTCATGTGATTTATCCTCAGTTAAAGGCTGAAATACAGCTTACGTATAAAAAAGTACCCAATAACAAAACCTTTGACGAGTTTATAGAAGACTCCCATATGTTGCTCAACAAACACCAGGAGCGTGCCTACTCTATTGACCCTTATACTATTAAAACCCCCAAGGGTAAAACAGCTGCTTTATTTGAGCTTTCGGGCGAAGTGCCCAGTCAATTTCAATTCTATATTTCAGATTCTACCAAACATTTCTTGCGAGGAGCTTTGTATTTTAGAACTGCCACCAAAAACGATTCATTAAAGCCAGTAATAGAGTTTATCAAAAAAGACATTATTCATATGTTAAATACCTGTGAGTGGGTAGACAAGGCAAGGCAAGAGTAG
- a CDS encoding type II toxin-antitoxin system RelE/ParE family toxin has product MVTAKKVFWAESAKKDLYNIYTRLAGKSMERAKDTINGVLAATEALNTNYPQGVPEQLLKAETDPYKFITVGFYKIVYSIVEDTVVVETLYHVRQDPAVG; this is encoded by the coding sequence ATGGTAACAGCAAAGAAAGTATTCTGGGCAGAGTCTGCCAAAAAAGACTTGTACAACATTTACACCCGTTTGGCGGGCAAATCAATGGAAAGAGCCAAAGACACAATCAATGGTGTTTTGGCAGCTACCGAAGCGCTCAATACCAATTATCCACAAGGGGTGCCTGAGCAATTGTTAAAAGCAGAAACTGATCCTTACAAGTTTATTACGGTAGGTTTTTACAAAATTGTGTACAGCATAGTAGAAGACACAGTAGTGGTTGAAACCCTCTATCATGTAAGGCAAGACCCTGCGGTGGGTTAG
- a CDS encoding FKBP-type peptidyl-prolyl cis-trans isomerase yields MRKYYILPALTLFGLLFMTSCGKKGNDENNDSSQQSSKEDFTGFEQTPTGIYYKVINHNPDTAKAFKFDRAIDFHLVVKNYKDSVLQNSYEKEPIKNFIYQPPRFKGDIAEIMQYISEGDSVVIGVSSDSTAKYQGRPMPPTFPKGTYVRYFMKVLKVKPAAEAMAEIEKAKTEAQQKVRRDDSIAIHSYLKEKGLADKAKSTPSGLYYVVTEEGTGERPEKHDTVYTNYVGKLTNGNLFDTNVEEAAKKGGTYQGPNPKKYQPFKFILGRQQVIRGWDEGLALLKKGSKAILLVPSTLGYGPRAMGKDIPANSTLVFDVELTDFKKGKAPKAMPKGHSKGDGHNH; encoded by the coding sequence ATGAGAAAGTATTATATTTTGCCTGCCCTCACGCTATTTGGGTTGCTTTTTATGACAAGTTGTGGAAAGAAGGGCAACGATGAAAACAATGATTCTAGCCAGCAGTCTTCTAAAGAAGATTTTACTGGTTTTGAGCAAACCCCCACTGGAATTTATTATAAGGTAATAAACCATAACCCCGATACAGCCAAAGCTTTTAAGTTTGATCGTGCCATCGACTTTCATTTGGTTGTAAAAAACTACAAAGATTCGGTTTTACAAAATAGCTACGAAAAAGAGCCTATTAAAAACTTCATTTATCAGCCACCCCGCTTTAAAGGAGACATCGCTGAAATCATGCAGTATATTTCTGAAGGCGACAGTGTAGTAATTGGTGTGTCAAGCGACTCTACTGCCAAATACCAGGGGCGCCCTATGCCACCTACGTTTCCTAAAGGCACCTATGTGAGGTATTTTATGAAAGTACTCAAAGTAAAACCTGCCGCAGAAGCAATGGCCGAAATTGAAAAAGCCAAAACAGAAGCTCAGCAGAAAGTACGTCGCGATGATTCTATTGCTATTCATAGCTACCTCAAAGAAAAAGGGTTGGCTGACAAAGCAAAATCTACCCCAAGCGGTTTGTACTATGTGGTTACCGAAGAGGGAACAGGTGAACGACCAGAAAAACATGATACAGTGTACACCAATTATGTAGGTAAACTTACCAATGGTAACTTGTTTGATACCAATGTAGAAGAAGCTGCCAAAAAGGGCGGAACATACCAAGGACCTAACCCCAAAAAGTACCAGCCTTTTAAGTTTATATTGGGCAGACAACAAGTAATTCGTGGTTGGGATGAAGGACTTGCTTTGTTGAAGAAAGGAAGCAAAGCCATTTTATTAGTGCCTTCTACACTAGGTTACGGGCCTCGTGCTATGGGTAAAGACATCCCTGCCAACTCTACACTGGTGTTTGATGTAGAATTGACTGACTTTAAAAAAGGTAAAGCACCTAAAGCCATGCCTAAGGGACATTCAAAAGGTGACGGACATAATCATTAA